The following proteins are co-located in the Candidatus Avedoeria danica genome:
- a CDS encoding ParA family protein, translating to MMHVLAIVNQKGGVGKTTTAVNLAASLALAGHPTLVIDADPQANATRSLDRSGQDRRTLYDVLVHDDVALADVIVETAIQGLWVAPSSPGLAGAEIELVDVPGREARLKRAIAALDPYFTFVLIDCPPSLGLLSVNALVAAQGVIVPVQCEYLSLEGLGHLNKTLQLVQARINPGLQITGLLMTMFDPRTNLSTQVVEEVGKHFARERFTTVIPRSIRLGEAPSYGETIHQYAPNSPGALAYQALAGELAQRLGVPAAGSPARV from the coding sequence GTGATGCACGTCCTGGCCATCGTGAACCAAAAGGGCGGCGTCGGTAAAACGACGACGGCCGTGAACCTGGCAGCGTCGCTGGCGCTGGCGGGTCATCCGACGTTGGTCATCGACGCCGATCCGCAAGCCAACGCCACGCGGTCGCTCGATCGGTCCGGCCAGGATCGTCGCACTTTGTACGACGTCCTGGTGCACGATGACGTCGCGCTGGCGGACGTGATCGTCGAGACGGCGATCCAAGGACTGTGGGTCGCACCATCGTCGCCCGGTCTGGCGGGCGCCGAGATCGAGCTCGTGGATGTGCCCGGCCGCGAGGCGCGCCTGAAGCGCGCGATCGCGGCGCTCGACCCATACTTCACGTTCGTCCTCATCGACTGTCCGCCAAGCCTCGGCTTGCTGTCCGTCAACGCGCTCGTCGCGGCACAGGGCGTCATCGTGCCCGTCCAGTGCGAGTACCTGTCCCTCGAAGGGTTGGGGCACCTGAACAAGACGCTGCAGCTCGTCCAAGCGCGCATCAATCCCGGCCTGCAGATCACCGGACTCCTCATGACGATGTTCGATCCGCGCACGAACCTGTCGACACAGGTCGTCGAAGAGGTCGGCAAGCATTTCGCGCGCGAACGGTTCACGACCGTCATTCCTCGATCGATTCGATTGGGGGAGGCTCCGAGCTACGGGGAAACGATTCACCAATACGCACCGAATTCGCCCGGCGCGTTGGCCTACCAAGCGTTGGCCGGCGAGCTCGCCCAACGGCTTGGTGTGCCCGCCGCCGGTTCCCCGGCGAGGGTCTGA
- a CDS encoding ParB/RepB/Spo0J family partition protein, which produces MASSTKRSGLGRGLDALLNSTEAGADPRTRSTATEVPIGDIQPNPYQPRKHFDADELEELAASIRSHGLIQPLLVMPDGPTWRLIAGERRWRAAQLAGLAHVPVVVRNATPQEMLAIAVIENVQRTNLDALEAAQAYRQLVEEFALTQAEVADLVGKSRTAVANTLRLLGLAADVQSLLAGGHLSEGHGRALLGLPDAASQLSTAKRVIADGWSVRRTEAEVRRMLESLSPATAGQADKTSAAERGQDADTQAAARKLEESLGTRVEIRRRGTGGQVVIHFFAEEELASLYARLAGGQRRR; this is translated from the coding sequence ATGGCGTCCTCGACGAAGCGCAGCGGGTTGGGCCGCGGGCTAGACGCCTTGTTGAACAGCACCGAGGCCGGTGCCGATCCGAGAACGCGGTCGACGGCGACCGAGGTGCCGATCGGCGATATCCAACCGAACCCGTATCAGCCGCGCAAGCATTTCGACGCGGATGAGCTCGAAGAGCTGGCGGCGTCCATCCGATCGCACGGCCTCATCCAGCCGCTGCTCGTCATGCCGGACGGCCCGACGTGGCGGCTGATCGCTGGTGAACGACGCTGGCGCGCGGCACAGTTGGCAGGACTGGCCCATGTGCCGGTGGTCGTTCGCAACGCCACGCCGCAGGAGATGCTGGCGATCGCGGTCATCGAGAACGTCCAGCGGACGAACCTTGATGCCCTCGAGGCAGCGCAGGCGTATCGCCAGCTGGTGGAGGAGTTCGCGCTGACGCAGGCGGAGGTGGCCGACCTCGTCGGCAAGTCACGGACGGCGGTGGCGAACACGCTCCGCTTGCTGGGCCTCGCAGCCGACGTCCAGTCGCTCCTGGCGGGTGGACACCTCTCGGAGGGCCATGGACGGGCGCTCCTCGGACTCCCCGACGCCGCCTCGCAGCTCTCGACGGCCAAGCGGGTGATTGCGGACGGTTGGAGCGTGCGGCGCACCGAAGCCGAGGTGCGGCGAATGCTCGAGTCCCTGTCGCCGGCGACCGCTGGCCAAGCCGACAAGACATCGGCGGCGGAGCGAGGACAGGATGCGGATACGCAGGCCGCGGCGCGCAAGCTAGAGGAATCGCTCGGCACCCGCGTCGAGATTCGACGGCGCGGTACGGGCGGCCAGGTTGTCATCCACTTTTTTGCCGAGGAAGAGCTGGCCTCGCTGTACGCCCGCCTTGCGGGGGGTCAGCGACGCCGATGA
- a CDS encoding class I SAM-dependent methyltransferase, which yields MTKSRHIDAGTGAPTDPPRICDYEGSPYRRAFWEDADRRYEDAAERLALRSLLPPDGGRLVEIGAGFGRLVDEYRGYGEIILVDYARSMLADARQRIGDGATYVCADLYRLPFATGALDAAVQIRVLHHVEAVPEAIREVARVLAPGGSYILEFANKRNLKGIARWILRRQAENPFDHRPYEFVPLNWNFHPSFVEAAIADAGLHVRQRRAVSLFRAPWAKRAVPAAVLARLDHMLGGPLGRCAPAPSQFVRAAQLTGRRSEALWRCPACGHEPLIAEPDGVPCPSCARVWPIEDGIMMFRT from the coding sequence GTGACGAAATCGCGACACATCGACGCCGGAACCGGCGCGCCGACTGACCCGCCGCGCATCTGCGATTATGAGGGCAGTCCGTACCGCCGCGCCTTCTGGGAGGACGCCGACCGTCGATACGAGGATGCCGCGGAGCGACTGGCGCTGCGCAGCCTGCTGCCGCCGGACGGTGGCCGCTTGGTGGAAATCGGTGCCGGCTTCGGCCGGCTGGTCGATGAATACCGCGGATACGGTGAGATCATCCTGGTCGACTACGCGCGGTCCATGCTGGCCGACGCGCGACAGCGGATCGGTGACGGTGCCACATACGTCTGTGCGGATCTCTACCGTCTGCCGTTCGCCACAGGCGCCCTCGATGCGGCGGTGCAGATCCGGGTGTTGCACCACGTCGAAGCCGTTCCCGAGGCGATCCGCGAGGTCGCGCGCGTGCTCGCACCGGGTGGTTCGTACATCCTCGAGTTCGCGAACAAGCGAAACCTCAAGGGGATCGCTCGCTGGATCCTGCGGCGCCAGGCGGAGAATCCGTTCGATCATCGTCCGTATGAGTTCGTTCCGCTGAACTGGAACTTCCACCCCTCGTTCGTCGAAGCCGCGATCGCCGATGCCGGACTGCATGTACGCCAGCGGCGCGCGGTGTCGTTGTTCCGTGCACCATGGGCGAAGCGCGCCGTGCCGGCCGCGGTGTTGGCCCGACTGGATCATATGCTGGGTGGCCCGCTAGGTCGCTGTGCGCCGGCACCCAGCCAGTTCGTTCGCGCCGCGCAGCTCACCGGGCGCCGATCCGAAGCGCTTTGGCGCTGCCCGGCGTGTGGACACGAGCCGTTGATCGCTGAGCCGGACGGAGTCCCATGCCCCAGTTGTGCACGCGTGTGGCCGATCGAGGACGGGATCATGATGTTCCGCACATGA
- the dnaN gene encoding DNA polymerase III subunit beta — translation MKVMCPQDSLARGLGVVSRAVATRSTLPILSNILIQTDEGRLKLSATNLEIGIRCWVKADVTDPGAITIPARLLSEFVNQLPSGLVTLDLNGRNQTMHVTAGQHKADIKGIDSADFPVLPSVDEGTRFSLDTRTFKEMIQQVVIAAATDDARPVLTGVLFIADPDVGRLTLAASDGFRLSVRESELDAPIDGRISLIVPARALAELQRIASDDDDPIRVSIPAARNQILFQLKDVDIVSQLIEGNPPDYEKIIPTAAATRAVINTKAFLGAARIASSFARDAANVVRLTLTPGTELGGSVTISATSAEVGGNESEIEAAVDGEAMEVAFNARYLLDVLGVVNSDQIALEVASPSSPGVFRPADQTPFTHIIMPMHIAR, via the coding sequence ATGAAGGTGATGTGCCCGCAGGACAGCTTGGCGCGTGGGCTGGGCGTGGTCAGCCGCGCCGTCGCAACACGCAGCACGTTGCCGATCTTGTCGAACATCCTCATCCAGACGGACGAAGGCCGCCTCAAGCTGTCGGCGACGAACCTGGAAATCGGCATCCGCTGTTGGGTGAAGGCCGATGTCACGGACCCCGGTGCCATCACCATCCCGGCGCGGCTGCTTTCTGAGTTCGTCAACCAGCTGCCGTCCGGACTTGTCACCCTCGATCTGAATGGCCGCAACCAGACGATGCACGTGACGGCCGGGCAGCACAAGGCCGACATCAAGGGCATCGACTCCGCCGACTTCCCGGTGTTGCCGTCGGTCGACGAGGGCACACGATTCTCCCTGGACACGCGCACGTTCAAGGAGATGATCCAGCAGGTCGTCATCGCCGCCGCCACAGACGACGCGCGCCCGGTGTTGACGGGCGTGCTGTTCATCGCGGACCCCGACGTCGGTCGTTTGACGTTGGCCGCTTCGGACGGCTTCCGCCTCAGCGTTCGTGAAAGCGAACTCGACGCCCCCATCGACGGCCGGATCAGCCTGATCGTCCCGGCGCGCGCATTGGCCGAGCTGCAGCGGATCGCGTCGGATGACGACGACCCGATTCGGGTGTCCATCCCGGCGGCGCGCAACCAGATCCTCTTCCAGCTGAAGGACGTCGACATCGTCTCGCAGTTGATCGAGGGCAATCCGCCCGACTACGAGAAGATCATCCCAACGGCCGCCGCGACACGGGCGGTAATCAACACGAAAGCGTTCCTCGGGGCAGCCCGCATCGCCAGCTCGTTTGCCCGTGATGCGGCCAACGTCGTCCGGCTGACGCTCACGCCCGGCACCGAGTTGGGCGGGTCGGTCACGATCAGCGCGACATCGGCTGAAGTGGGGGGCAACGAAAGCGAGATCGAGGCGGCGGTGGATGGTGAGGCGATGGAGGTGGCGTTCAATGCCCGCTATCTGCTCGACGTGCTCGGGGTCGTGAACAGCGATCAGATCGCCCTCGAGGTGGCCAGCCCGTCCAGCCCTGGCGTGTTCCGCCCCGCCGACCAGACGCCCTTCACGCACATCATCATGCCGATGCACATCGCTCGCTGA
- a CDS encoding DNA replication/repair protein RecF: protein MYLRRLELVNFRCYRHLEIDLPKGPILLVGANAQGKTSLLEAAFVLATTRAPYGILDRMLIHWGAGDEVIPFSRVWGEVERSGGPNTIDIVNVRTTATPGDERFTKRLRLDDAPRRAMDIIGTLNVVLFTPRDIDLIHGAPAERRRYLDVLLCQIDRSYVRALGQYNHVIVQRNHLLRRLRDRGGDRTELAVWDEPLITHGARILSRRAAAARQLDVLAHRLHAELVGDDQPLVVAYRSQVVDAIGDAGADPIRSSDDLDAALGVGTDRASTEAELTQRFARLLAGRREEEIARGVSLIGPHRDDLELRLDGVDMRPFGSRGQQRTVTLALKLAEATVMWQTTGERPVLLLDDVLSELDRNRRQRLLAHVSAHEQAFITTTDLTAVDHTQLEHATVLDVAAAVVQKRDL from the coding sequence GTGTACCTTCGCCGGCTTGAGCTCGTCAACTTCCGGTGCTATCGGCACCTCGAGATCGACCTGCCCAAGGGTCCGATCCTCCTCGTCGGCGCGAACGCGCAAGGCAAGACGAGCCTCTTGGAGGCCGCCTTCGTCCTGGCAACGACCCGTGCCCCGTACGGCATCCTCGACCGCATGCTGATCCACTGGGGCGCCGGCGACGAGGTGATCCCGTTCAGTCGGGTGTGGGGCGAGGTCGAACGATCCGGCGGACCGAACACGATCGACATCGTCAACGTGCGCACGACCGCCACGCCGGGCGACGAGCGCTTCACGAAGCGGCTGCGCCTTGACGATGCCCCACGGCGGGCAATGGACATCATCGGCACGCTGAACGTCGTCTTGTTCACGCCGCGCGACATCGACCTGATCCACGGCGCGCCGGCCGAGCGCCGGCGCTACCTGGACGTGCTTCTGTGCCAGATCGACCGCAGCTACGTCCGCGCCCTCGGTCAGTACAACCACGTCATCGTTCAACGCAACCATCTGTTGCGCCGGCTGCGGGACCGCGGCGGGGATCGAACCGAGCTGGCGGTGTGGGACGAACCGCTCATCACGCACGGGGCACGCATCCTGAGCCGCCGCGCCGCCGCCGCCCGGCAGCTCGACGTACTGGCTCATCGGCTCCATGCGGAACTCGTCGGCGACGATCAGCCGCTCGTCGTGGCGTACCGCTCGCAGGTTGTGGATGCCATCGGCGACGCGGGAGCTGATCCGATTCGGTCGTCGGACGATCTCGACGCGGCGCTCGGCGTGGGTACGGACAGGGCGAGCACGGAGGCCGAGCTCACCCAACGCTTTGCGCGATTGCTCGCCGGCCGGCGCGAGGAGGAGATCGCACGAGGCGTCTCGCTCATCGGGCCTCACCGCGACGACCTCGAGCTCCGCTTGGACGGCGTCGACATGCGTCCGTTCGGGTCGCGTGGTCAACAACGCACCGTCACGCTCGCCCTCAAGCTGGCGGAGGCCACCGTCATGTGGCAGACAACCGGCGAGCGCCCGGTCCTCCTCCTGGACGACGTGCTCTCCGAGCTCGACCGGAACCGGCGGCAGCGCTTGCTGGCACACGTGTCCGCGCACGAACAAGCGTTCATCACGACGACGGACCTCACCGCGGTGGACCACACGCAACTCGAACACGCAACGGTCCTCGATGTCGCAGCGGCGGTGGTGCAAAAGCGCGATCTTTAG
- a CDS encoding glycosyltransferase — MHAFPTRSALAHDWLNQAGGAEVVLQSLHDLMPAAPIYTSLVDPDAVPGMADWDIRPSWLTHAPLARRYPQALLPLYPLVWSRTRVPAGTQLVVSNKSAFCHGINAGSAVHVCYCLTPTRFVWQPAEYLAQERLPPGGRLAIRTLLPALRRWDFAAAQRVDRFVAISTVVADRIHQSYGRASTVVFPPVDVDAFARAADEATAAQDADPYHLVVARLVPYKQIDLAIAAFNELGRRLVIVGDGRDRARLERLAGPTVTFTGRLPDADVKRLLAGCVALVWPGIEDFGLVPVEAMAAGRPVIARRAGGVLDTVVEGTTGLFFDTASAPALAGAVRAADAITWQPGRIRAHAHRFDHATFAARLRGCVDLALSRGKRPATSTGVPPIEDSVRDVA; from the coding sequence ATGCATGCCTTCCCGACGCGGTCCGCGCTGGCGCACGACTGGCTGAACCAGGCCGGCGGCGCCGAAGTCGTCCTCCAGTCCCTCCACGATCTGATGCCCGCCGCACCGATCTACACGTCGCTCGTTGACCCCGACGCCGTGCCGGGAATGGCCGACTGGGACATCCGCCCGTCCTGGCTGACCCATGCCCCGCTTGCCCGCCGCTACCCGCAGGCCCTCCTGCCGCTCTATCCGCTCGTCTGGTCGCGGACCCGGGTCCCGGCCGGAACGCAGCTCGTCGTTTCGAACAAGAGCGCCTTTTGCCACGGCATCAACGCCGGCAGTGCGGTCCACGTCTGCTATTGCCTGACGCCGACGCGGTTCGTCTGGCAACCGGCCGAATACCTGGCGCAGGAGCGACTGCCGCCGGGCGGCCGGCTGGCGATCCGAACCCTCCTGCCGGCGCTGCGCCGTTGGGACTTCGCAGCGGCCCAACGCGTCGACCGCTTCGTCGCGATCTCGACGGTCGTCGCCGATCGGATCCACCAATCGTACGGACGCGCCAGCACGGTGGTCTTCCCGCCCGTCGATGTCGATGCCTTCGCCCGCGCTGCGGACGAGGCGACCGCCGCTCAAGACGCCGATCCGTACCACCTCGTCGTTGCGCGTCTCGTGCCCTACAAGCAGATCGACCTCGCGATCGCCGCCTTCAACGAACTCGGTCGACGCCTGGTCATCGTCGGCGACGGGCGCGACCGCGCACGGCTCGAGCGCCTCGCCGGGCCGACCGTCACATTCACCGGCCGGCTGCCGGATGCCGATGTCAAGCGCCTTCTCGCCGGCTGCGTCGCGCTGGTCTGGCCCGGCATCGAGGACTTCGGCCTCGTCCCCGTCGAAGCGATGGCCGCCGGCCGCCCGGTTATCGCCCGACGAGCGGGTGGCGTGCTCGACACCGTCGTCGAGGGCACGACCGGGCTGTTCTTCGACACCGCCTCGGCACCCGCGCTGGCCGGCGCCGTGCGGGCCGCCGATGCCATCACGTGGCAGCCCGGGCGCATTCGCGCCCATGCGCATCGTTTTGATCACGCCACGTTCGCCGCGCGCCTGCGGGGGTGTGTCGACTTGGCGTTGTCGCGCGGCAAGCGACCGGCAACGTCCACGGGCGTTCCGCCCATTGAGGACAGCGTACGCGATGTGGCCTGA
- a CDS encoding glycosyltransferase family 2 protein, which produces MKLIVQIPCLNEEDTLPATVRDIPRDIPGIDAVEILVIDDGSTDGTVAVARALGVDHIVRFPRNRGLGYAFRAGFDAALRLGADIIVNTDGDNQYFGGDIPALVQPILEGRAELVIGDRQTGAIAHFSPVKRRLQELGSRIIGRLAGIDVPDVASGFRAYSRAAALQLSLATSFDHTAEHVVQAGQSRMAVVIVPIRTNPKARESRLFANIGEFVWKSGSIALRTYATYKALKIFTFFGTLTFGVGTLIGLRFVYYYLFTDEGDLHVQSVILAAILLLAGFQMFLTGIVADLIATNRAIIEDTATRVRAMELEARATMPAELPAELPDKKPADRL; this is translated from the coding sequence ATGAAGCTGATCGTCCAGATCCCGTGCCTGAACGAGGAGGACACGCTGCCGGCGACGGTGCGCGACATCCCGCGCGACATCCCGGGCATCGACGCCGTCGAGATCCTCGTCATCGACGACGGCTCGACGGACGGCACGGTGGCGGTGGCGCGCGCGCTCGGCGTGGACCACATCGTCCGCTTCCCGCGGAACCGCGGCCTCGGCTACGCGTTCCGTGCCGGCTTCGACGCGGCGCTGCGGCTCGGAGCGGACATCATCGTCAACACGGACGGAGACAACCAGTACTTCGGCGGCGACATCCCGGCACTCGTCCAGCCGATCCTCGAGGGGCGGGCCGAGCTCGTGATCGGCGACCGCCAGACCGGGGCCATCGCCCACTTCTCGCCGGTCAAGCGCCGGTTGCAGGAGCTCGGCAGTCGGATCATCGGCCGCTTGGCCGGCATCGACGTGCCGGACGTGGCCAGCGGCTTCCGCGCCTACAGCCGGGCCGCGGCGCTGCAGCTTTCCTTGGCCACGAGCTTCGACCACACCGCCGAGCACGTCGTCCAGGCGGGCCAGAGCCGGATGGCCGTCGTCATCGTGCCGATCCGGACGAACCCCAAGGCGCGTGAGTCGCGGTTGTTCGCGAACATCGGCGAGTTCGTCTGGAAGAGCGGCTCGATCGCGCTGCGCACGTACGCCACGTACAAGGCCCTCAAGATCTTCACGTTCTTCGGCACGCTGACGTTTGGGGTCGGCACCCTGATCGGACTGCGGTTCGTCTACTACTACCTCTTCACGGACGAGGGAGATCTGCACGTCCAGAGCGTCATCCTGGCGGCGATCCTCCTCTTGGCCGGCTTCCAGATGTTTCTCACCGGCATCGTGGCCGATCTGATCGCCACCAACCGCGCGATCATCGAGGACACCGCCACCCGGGTCCGGGCGATGGAGCTCGAGGCGCGTGCTACAATGCCGGCCGAACTGCCGGCCGAACTGCCGGACAAAAAGCCGGCCGATCGGCTTTGA
- a CDS encoding CpsD/CapB family tyrosine-protein kinase, translating to MTDLVTLADPESAAAEAFRALRTNLAFNRADRPLRSLLVTSPTAVEDGASVAANLAVATAHAGHRVVLVDGDLRRPAQHALFGLDNAVGLAQVLASESGEPLPLRPTDVPGLRVLTAGPPAAHPAALLDGPQTGALLARLGAEADIIILASPPVLAVSDAAVLAPLVDGVLLVLAAGRSRRDSTRAAREALDRVGANVLGVVLTEAGPSTADVRY from the coding sequence ATGACCGACCTAGTCACGCTCGCCGATCCGGAGTCCGCCGCGGCCGAGGCGTTCCGGGCACTCCGCACCAACCTGGCCTTCAACCGGGCTGACCGGCCGCTGCGATCGCTTCTCGTCACGTCGCCGACGGCGGTCGAGGATGGAGCGTCCGTTGCGGCCAACCTGGCCGTCGCGACGGCGCATGCGGGCCATCGGGTCGTCCTCGTCGACGGCGATCTCCGGCGACCGGCTCAGCACGCCCTCTTCGGCCTCGACAACGCTGTCGGTCTGGCGCAGGTCCTTGCCTCGGAGAGCGGCGAGCCGTTGCCGCTCCGGCCGACGGACGTGCCCGGCCTGCGTGTGCTCACCGCCGGCCCGCCGGCCGCCCACCCAGCCGCCCTGCTCGACGGCCCGCAGACCGGCGCGCTCTTGGCGAGGCTCGGCGCCGAGGCGGACATCATCATCCTCGCCTCTCCTCCGGTGCTGGCCGTCTCCGACGCCGCCGTCCTGGCGCCCCTCGTCGACGGTGTCCTGCTCGTCCTGGCGGCCGGCCGGTCCCGGCGGGATAGCACCCGGGCGGCACGTGAGGCATTGGATCGCGTTGGGGCGAACGTCCTCGGCGTCGTCCTGACGGAGGCCGGCCCGTCGACGGCGGATGTTCGGTATTAG
- a CDS encoding glucose-1-phosphate thymidylyltransferase yields the protein MKGLILSGGKGTRLYPLTYTRAKQLIPVANKPVLFRVIEAIRDAGVTEIGIVIGDTGPEIREAVGDGSRFGVAVTFIPQDEPLGLAHAVKISRDFLGDDRFVMFLGDNVIQGGVSRLIEQFADSSWNAQVVLTAVAEPQHYGVAELESDGRIRRLVEKPSEPKSNLALVGIYMFDAHVHEACDAIAPSWRGELEITDAIQWLVDNGLAVHPYVHTGWWIDTGKPIDMLDANDHVLEELAHVIEGTVDGDSRVDGRVTVESGAQIVNSVVRGPAIIGRNSRIVDSYIGPFTSIYHDVVVERAEIEHSIVLEHSEIRGIPGRIADSLIGRNAKLARSSVKPVAHKMTLGDHSDIGLL from the coding sequence GTGAAGGGCTTGATCCTCTCGGGCGGCAAGGGCACCCGGCTCTACCCGCTGACCTACACGCGCGCGAAGCAGCTCATCCCGGTGGCCAACAAGCCGGTCCTGTTCCGCGTGATCGAGGCGATTCGGGATGCCGGCGTCACCGAGATCGGCATCGTCATCGGCGACACCGGGCCGGAGATCCGCGAAGCGGTGGGCGACGGCAGCCGCTTCGGGGTTGCGGTGACGTTCATCCCGCAGGACGAGCCGCTCGGGCTGGCGCACGCCGTCAAGATCAGCCGCGACTTCCTCGGTGACGACCGCTTCGTCATGTTCCTGGGCGACAACGTCATCCAGGGCGGGGTCTCGCGCTTGATCGAACAGTTCGCCGATTCATCGTGGAACGCGCAGGTCGTGCTGACCGCCGTCGCCGAGCCGCAGCACTACGGCGTGGCCGAGCTCGAGTCCGACGGGCGGATCCGCCGGCTCGTCGAGAAACCGAGCGAGCCCAAGAGCAACCTGGCGCTCGTCGGAATCTACATGTTCGACGCCCACGTTCACGAAGCGTGCGACGCCATCGCCCCGAGTTGGCGCGGCGAGCTCGAGATCACGGATGCCATCCAGTGGCTCGTCGACAACGGCCTGGCCGTCCACCCGTACGTGCACACCGGCTGGTGGATCGACACCGGCAAGCCGATCGACATGCTGGACGCGAACGATCACGTCCTGGAGGAGCTGGCGCACGTGATCGAGGGCACGGTCGACGGCGACAGCCGGGTCGACGGCCGCGTGACCGTCGAGTCGGGCGCACAGATCGTGAACTCCGTCGTGCGCGGGCCGGCGATCATCGGTCGCAACAGCCGGATTGTCGACAGCTACATCGGACCGTTCACATCGATCTACCACGACGTTGTCGTCGAGCGCGCCGAGATCGAGCACTCGATCGTCCTGGAGCACTCCGAGATCCGAGGCATCCCCGGCCGAATCGCCGACAGCCTGATCGGCCGCAACGCCAAGCTGGCACGCTCATCCGTCAAGCCCGTCGCCCACAAGATGACGCTCGGCGATCACAGCGACATCGGGTTGTTGTGA
- the rfbB gene encoding dTDP-glucose 4,6-dehydratase, with product MVSGAGRRLLVTGGAGFIGANFVHHVLRTRPNDHVVVFDKLTYAGNLANLADVSDDPRYAFVHADICDAAAVERVLAAHGIDTVVNFAAETHVDRSIDDPEAFIRTDVNGTYTLLEAARAKGLRYHQVSTDEVYGHVAEGASRETDPVAPRSPYAASKASGDLLVNAYHVTYGLHTTISRGSNNVGPYQYPEKAVPLFSTNALDGLPLPVYGDGRQERDYQWVGDHCEAIDLIVDRGPAGEAYNVGTGTSIQNLTMVDIVLETLDRPRSLVQHVTDRPGHDRRYAIDTAKLQALGWRSRHTPEQAVAMAAAWYRDNEAWWRPIKSGEFRAYYDRMYGGRAVLPAGG from the coding sequence ATGGTGAGCGGAGCAGGTCGACGGTTGTTGGTCACGGGGGGTGCCGGGTTCATCGGCGCCAACTTCGTGCATCATGTGCTGCGCACGCGGCCGAACGACCACGTCGTCGTGTTCGACAAGCTCACGTATGCCGGCAACCTCGCCAACCTGGCCGATGTGTCCGACGACCCGCGCTACGCCTTCGTCCACGCGGACATCTGCGATGCCGCGGCCGTGGAGCGCGTCCTCGCCGCCCACGGCATCGACACCGTCGTGAACTTCGCGGCCGAGACCCACGTCGACCGCTCGATCGATGATCCCGAGGCCTTCATCCGTACCGACGTCAACGGAACATACACCCTGCTCGAAGCGGCACGGGCCAAGGGGCTGCGTTACCATCAGGTATCGACGGATGAGGTGTACGGCCATGTGGCGGAAGGCGCCTCGCGCGAGACCGATCCCGTGGCGCCGCGGTCGCCGTACGCGGCGAGCAAGGCTTCCGGCGATCTCCTCGTCAACGCCTACCACGTGACGTACGGTCTGCACACGACGATCTCGCGCGGCTCGAACAACGTCGGCCCGTACCAGTATCCCGAGAAGGCCGTCCCGTTGTTCAGCACGAACGCATTGGACGGCCTGCCGCTGCCGGTGTACGGCGACGGCCGCCAGGAACGCGACTACCAGTGGGTCGGCGACCACTGCGAGGCGATCGACCTCATCGTGGACCGCGGTCCGGCCGGCGAGGCTTACAACGTCGGGACGGGCACCTCGATCCAGAACCTGACGATGGTCGACATCGTCCTCGAGACGCTGGACCGGCCGCGGTCGCTCGTCCAGCACGTCACGGACCGCCCAGGGCACGATCGGCGCTACGCGATCGACACGGCGAAGCTCCAAGCCCTCGGCTGGCGATCGCGCCACACGCCCGAGCAGGCGGTGGCGATGGCGGCGGCGTGGTACCGCGACAACGAGGCGTGGTGGCGGCCGATCAAGAGCGGCGAGTTCCGCGCCTATTACGACAGGATGTATGGCGGCCGGGCTGTCTTGCCCGCCGGCGGCTGA
- a CDS encoding Rieske 2Fe-2S domain-containing protein has translation MAVQSDILASDAQQEMSRREFLNYAWLASLGFITAQSAVLTYQFAMPRLGPGEFGGPVDIGMIEALPGVGAPPEPFAKAKFWWVMSATGARAIYKVCTHLGCIYQWKQEEFKFVCPCHGSQFEREGKYIFGPAGRSLDRLVVRVYDSSGKMVAETPPDGGPVKIPAGSRIVVETGMKILGAVHG, from the coding sequence ATGGCTGTCCAGAGCGATATCCTGGCCAGCGACGCACAGCAGGAGATGTCACGGCGTGAGTTCCTGAACTACGCCTGGCTGGCGTCGCTGGGGTTCATCACCGCCCAGTCGGCCGTGTTGACGTACCAGTTCGCGATGCCGCGCCTCGGCCCGGGCGAGTTCGGTGGTCCGGTCGACATCGGCATGATCGAGGCGCTGCCCGGGGTCGGGGCGCCACCCGAGCCGTTCGCCAAGGCGAAGTTCTGGTGGGTGATGTCGGCCACGGGCGCCCGGGCGATCTACAAGGTGTGCACCCACCTTGGCTGCATCTACCAGTGGAAGCAGGAAGAGTTCAAGTTCGTCTGTCCGTGCCACGGGTCGCAGTTCGAACGTGAGGGCAAGTACATCTTCGGCCCCGCCGGCCGCAGTCTGGACCGCTTGGTCGTGCGCGTGTATGACTCGAGCGGCAAGATGGTCGCCGAGACACCGCCGGACGGCGGTCCGGTGAAGATCCCGGCCGGCTCGCGGATCGTCGTCGAAACCGGAATGAAGATCCTCGGCGCAGTGCACGGCTAG